A window of Cryptomeria japonica chromosome 3, Sugi_1.0, whole genome shotgun sequence contains these coding sequences:
- the LOC131033273 gene encoding uncharacterized protein LOC131033273 yields MSFTGSPARKKGVQSPLKGVQSPLGLANRSVRSPATPQSLRNKQHQEDDMRRFSLAGSAENCNPNAATVKSPNGCRKSPHGSQKLPNGCEKNFKVSDGCQKSFNGQEKLSDGFQKSADGSLKQSKVSESGMHTCRSRRCGVNYQDWASGNLRPQPRKFLVAKRIEKPNQQEGTVCKCCEKKSKSGSADISADAGRKCVCIASQKLRASQEEFMKDNFSKTKKPSAEVGETSTEIQIGVQETMPQEHACGVSSIEDSKDGFSDMCGNSGKVGVAELATSTMNEKILGSELSELYNGNAFSNDNVQTDTTLALRGMSNGEENRLFNRNPEIIGISEHETRNIDEAMHGLECSELGKSNISEDHIDSAITSASPRRDSNGNAEKIGTSERGNGNMDEKMMEGAEGSISATLLSPPWRGVSPTPRRPKNELLAEAIGTIPQHGGGRVKHLVKAFESLLSLPDYETTEGPQTRPLDKSIYSVSDMDKGKCKPSVGKSLKWALPGMQPKGSEKTTSGNSSPSHESYGYQASPLDRSTYDDSYVDHGRQSKFGMDKGLNWALPGMQAKGSEERSNGSNSQSHEYYDGWNRANMGTFSETSFADLKSSNGQAESVFLKRPYSSSQSNESSDEFKFFPVCEETASVSNIITRSVSSIGRSQSGSGSRRRGRKESLDSTAWGSLGRSGIHQWKKQLKVTCAQPFKLRTEQRGHMKEKEFKKKVQVMLSEEEKNRIPMAQGLPWTTDEPENLVKPPVKECTKPLVVKLNTEIRAVDRAEFDQIIAEKLNALEQQRLEEERLQKLAEEEEIKRLRKEMIPRAQPMPFFDRPFIPRRSSKSPTIPKEPKFHVPHHKRAKCISWNDFNVCQQ; encoded by the exons ATGAGCTTCACAGGCTCTCCTGCAAGAAAAAAGGGTGTTCAATCTCCATTGAAGGGTGTTCAATCTCCATTAGGCCTGGCGAATAGGAGCGTTCGGTCACCCGCTACTCCTCAATCGCTGAGGAATAAACAGCACCAAGAAGATGATATGAGGAGGTTTTCTCTTGCTGGTTCTGCAGAAAATTGTAACCCTAATGCTGCTACTGTGAAATCCCCAAATGGGTGTCGAAAATCTCCTCATGGGTCTCAAAAGTTGCCTAATGGGTGTGAGAAAAACTTCAAAGTCTCAGATGGGTGTCAAAAGTCCTTTAATGGGCAGGAGAAATTGTCTGATGGGTTTCAAAAATCAGCCGATGGCTCTCTGAAACAATCTAAGGTGTCTGAATCTGGAATGCATACCTGCAGGTCAAGAAGATGTGGGGTAAATTACCAAGATTGGGCTTCTGGCAATTTGAGGCCTCAGCCAAGGAAGTTCCTTGTGGCAAAGAGGATTGAAAAGCCTAATCAGCAGGAGGGCACGGTGTGCAAGTGCTGCGAGAAAAAGTCAAAATCTGGGTCTGCTGATATATCTGCAGATGCAGGCAGGAAGTGTGTATGCATTGCTTCTCAAAAGTTGAGGGCTTCACAAGAGGAGTTTATGAAGGATAATTTTTCGAAGACGAAAAAGCCTTCAGCAGAAGTTGGAGAAACCAGCACTGAAATTCAGATTGGAGTTCAAGAGACAATGCCCCAGGAACATGCATGTGGTGTGTCTTCTATTGAAGATAGCAAAGATGGGTTCTCTGACATGTGTGGGAATAGTGGAAAAGTGGGGGTTGCTGAGCTTGCAACTAGCACCATGAATGAGAAGATTTTGGGTTCAGAACTTTCTGAATTGTATAATGGAAACGCATTTTCCAATGATAATGTCCAAACCGATACAACATTAGCTCTTCGTGGGATGTCCAATGGCGAGGAAAACAGATTGTTCAATAGGAACCCAGAGATAATTGGGATTTCGGAGCATGAAACTCGAAATATTGACGAGGCAATGCATGGTTTGGAGTGTTCTGAATTGGGCAAGAGCAACATTTCAGAGGATCATATTGACAGTGCAATTACGTCAGCATCTCCGCGGAGGGACTCAAATGGGAATGCCGAGAAAATTGGAACTTCCGAGCGGGGAAATGGAAATATGGATGAGAAGATGATGGAGGGTGCTGAGGGATCTATTAGTGCCACTTTATTATCACCTCCATGGAGAGGAGTTTCCCCAACCCCTAGAAGACCTAAGAATGAGCTGCTTGCAGAAGCAATCGGTACCATTCCACAGCATGGTGGGGGAAGAGTAAAGCATTTAGTCAAGGCATTTGAAAGTTTGCTGTCACTTCCAGACTATGAAACTACAGAGGGTCCTCAGACTAGGCCATTGGATAAGTCTATCTACAGTGTATCTGATATGGATAAAGGGAAGTGTAAGCCCAGTGTTGGCAAGAGTTTGAAGTGGGCGCTTCCTGGCATGCAGCCAAAGGGCTCTGAGAAGACGACAAGTGGTAATAGCAGCCCATCTCATGAAAGCTATGGTTATCAGGCTAGTCCACTGGATAGGTCTACCTATGATGATTCTTATGTTGATCACGGAAGGCAGAGCAAATTTGGAATGGACAAGGGTCTGAACTGGGCACTCCCTGGCATGCAGGCCAAGGGCTCTGAAGAGAGGTCAAATGGCAGCAATAGCCAATCTCATGAATACTATGATGGCTGGAACAGGGCAAATATGGGTACATTTTCTGAGACAAGCTTTGCTGATTTGAAGAgctcaaatggtcaagctgaaagTGTTTTCTTAAAAAGGCCATATAGTAGTAGCCAATCTAATGAAAGCAGTGATGAATTTAAATTCTTCCCTGTTTGTGAAGAAACAGCCTCAGTTAGCAATATTATTACTCGGAGTGTTAGTTCAATCGGAAGAAGTCAAAGCGG cTCTGGGAGCAGAAGAAGAGGTCGCAAAGAG AGCTTGGATTCGACAGCATGGGGATCTCTGGGTAGAAGTGGAATTCATCAATGGAAGAAGCAACTCAAGGTCACTTGTGCACAACCTTTCAAGCTTCGTACAGAG CAAAGAGGCCACATGAAAGAGAAGGAATTCAAGAAGAAGGTCCAGGTGATGTTGTCTGAGGAAGAAAAAAATCGAATTCCAATGGCACAGGGTTTGCCATGGACAACAGATGAGCCAGAG AATTTGGTGAAGCCCCCTGTGAAAGAATGCACGAAACCATTAGTTGTGAAGCTTAACACTGAAATAAGAGCAGTTGACCGTGCTGAATTTGATCAGATA ATAGCGGAAAAGCTAAATGCCTTGGAGCAGCAAAGACTAGAAGAGGAAAGGCTGCAGAAG TTGGCTGAAGAAGAAGAGATCAAGAGGCTAAGAAAGGAGATGATTCCACGAGCTCAACCTATGCCATTTTTTGATCGCCCTTTTATCCCCCGAAG ATCTTCTAAGAGTCCAACCATACCAAAGGAGCCCAAATTCCATGTTCCTCACCACAAAAGGGCCAAATGCATATCATGGAACGACTTCAATGTTTGCCAGCAGTAG